A section of the Deinococcus taeanensis genome encodes:
- the rpsD gene encoding 30S ribosomal protein S4: protein MGRFRGSITKQSRREGINLAETEKVQKYLDRRPYAPGQHGQRRGRGRPSDYSVRLREKQKLARLYGIGEKQFRNLFEEAANVPGVTGTVFLQLLERRLDNVVFRMGFASTRRQARQFVGHGHILVNGKRVDIPSYRVKIGDEISVADVARKIGFIQENMEAQKRRRVSPWVELDVENFKGTFSRLPAREDLALPINENFIIEYYSR from the coding sequence ATGGGTCGTTTCCGTGGTTCCATCACCAAACAGAGCCGCCGCGAAGGTATCAACCTCGCGGAGACTGAAAAAGTCCAGAAGTACCTCGACCGCCGCCCCTACGCGCCCGGCCAGCACGGCCAGCGCCGTGGCCGCGGCCGTCCCAGCGACTACAGCGTGCGTCTGCGCGAAAAGCAGAAGCTCGCGCGTCTGTACGGCATTGGCGAAAAGCAGTTCCGTAACCTCTTCGAGGAAGCGGCCAACGTTCCCGGCGTGACCGGCACCGTGTTCCTGCAGCTGCTCGAACGCCGCCTGGACAACGTCGTGTTCCGCATGGGCTTCGCCAGCACCCGCCGCCAGGCCCGCCAGTTCGTGGGTCACGGGCACATTCTCGTGAACGGCAAGCGTGTGGACATCCCCAGCTACCGCGTCAAGATTGGCGACGAGATCAGCGTCGCAGACGTCGCCCGTAAGATCGGCTTCATCCAGGAGAACATGGAAGCGCAGAAGCGCCGCCGCGTGAGCCCCTGGGTTGAACTGGACGTCGAGAACTTCAAGGGGACCTTCTCCCGCCTTCCCGCGCGTGAAGACCTCGCCCTGCCCATTAACGAGAACTTCATCATCGAGTACTACTCGCGCTAA
- a CDS encoding ABC transporter permease: MEGLIAQIFTTAFLATFIRSLVPLLLTALGGLFSERSGVVNIALDGLIIFGALAGAVVTQVLNPSLGAAAPWVGWLAGMLVGGLIAWIHAVLSIKYRADQVISGTAINLLATGVPAVLLTALYGVSNESPKVENALPLWGVGELRFSPPVYFAFLAVAVTWYVMYRTPYGLRLRATGEQPGAAASMGVNVRRMRYSAVILSGVLAGTAGVFLSIGNLDSYVRNISAGSGFIALAALIFGQWRPLGVLGATALFGLLQALSTYLGGSDLLPPALVSALPYLITILALIFTGRSRAPKALGTPYEG; encoded by the coding sequence ATGGAAGGGCTGATCGCACAGATTTTCACCACGGCGTTCCTCGCCACGTTCATCCGCAGCCTCGTGCCGCTGCTCCTCACCGCACTGGGCGGCCTGTTCAGTGAACGCAGCGGTGTCGTGAACATCGCCCTGGACGGCCTGATCATCTTCGGGGCGCTGGCCGGCGCGGTGGTCACGCAGGTGCTCAACCCCTCGCTGGGCGCCGCGGCCCCCTGGGTGGGCTGGCTCGCCGGCATGCTGGTGGGCGGCCTGATCGCCTGGATTCACGCGGTGCTGAGCATCAAGTACCGCGCCGATCAGGTGATCAGCGGCACGGCCATCAACCTCCTGGCGACCGGCGTGCCAGCCGTGCTGCTCACGGCGCTGTACGGGGTGTCCAACGAGAGCCCGAAGGTGGAGAACGCCCTGCCGCTGTGGGGCGTGGGGGAACTGCGCTTCTCACCGCCTGTGTACTTCGCGTTTCTGGCCGTAGCGGTTACGTGGTACGTGATGTACCGCACCCCGTACGGCCTGCGGCTGCGGGCCACAGGGGAACAGCCGGGCGCCGCAGCGAGCATGGGCGTGAATGTGCGCCGCATGCGCTACAGCGCCGTGATCCTGTCAGGCGTGCTGGCCGGCACAGCCGGGGTGTTCCTCAGCATCGGGAACCTGGACTCGTACGTGCGCAACATCAGCGCCGGGAGCGGCTTCATCGCGCTGGCCGCCCTGATCTTCGGGCAGTGGAGGCCGCTGGGCGTGCTCGGCGCCACGGCCCTGTTCGGGCTGCTGCAGGCGCTGAGCACGTACCTGGGCGGCTCGGACCTGCTGCCCCCCGCGCTGGTGAGCGCCCTGCCGTACCTGATCACGATTCTGGCCCTGATCTTCACGGGCCGCAGCCGCGCACCCAAGGCCCTGGGCACCCCCTATGAAGGGTAA
- a CDS encoding integrase core domain-containing protein — protein sequence MRDHQHSAPARCAKQQHRDALYEKVRQAALQHPTSGYRLLYQELKAQGEEIGLHKIRVALGELHLHPPLPRKTRKPSPKVSAPQDWPEGRRVQIDATRLSLPDGVCWIYFVLDVTSRVVLASRVVRSLSMHLAKLTLDEAVAVLRAQGHHKRILVQSDGGSDFTSDLFQQGCLMYGNWVRCKVSQPGGTGILERLNRTYKYQFAFRQDWQSMADVRAAMPDFHRWYNHERRHSALGYATPWSTLTLSANARNAA from the coding sequence ATGCGGGACCATCAGCACAGCGCGCCCGCGCGCTGTGCCAAGCAGCAGCACCGTGACGCACTGTACGAGAAGGTACGCCAGGCGGCGTTGCAGCATCCAACGTCTGGATACCGGCTGCTGTATCAGGAACTCAAAGCTCAGGGCGAAGAGATTGGCCTGCACAAGATCCGTGTCGCACTCGGCGAATTGCACCTTCACCCACCGCTGCCTCGAAAGACCCGGAAACCTTCCCCGAAGGTTTCCGCACCACAAGACTGGCCGGAAGGTCGACGGGTGCAGATTGACGCGACACGGCTGTCGCTGCCCGACGGGGTCTGTTGGATTTACTTCGTGCTGGACGTTACCTCGCGGGTGGTGCTGGCCAGCCGGGTGGTACGGAGCCTGTCGATGCACCTCGCCAAACTGACGCTCGACGAGGCGGTCGCCGTGCTGCGTGCTCAGGGCCACCACAAGCGCATCCTGGTCCAGAGTGATGGAGGCAGTGATTTCACCAGTGACCTCTTTCAACAGGGCTGTTTGATGTACGGCAACTGGGTGCGCTGCAAAGTGTCTCAGCCGGGAGGAACCGGTATCCTCGAACGCCTCAACCGGACCTACAAATACCAGTTCGCCTTCCGCCAGGACTGGCAGTCCATGGCCGATGTCCGGGCCGCCATGCCGGACTTTCACCGCTGGTACAACCACGAGCGCCGTCATTCGGCGCTCGGCTACGCCACGCCTTGGTCTACACTCACCTTATCGGCGAATGCTCGCAACGCCGCTTGA
- a CDS encoding NUDIX hydrolase, whose translation MTPRQCAAVVIEDADGHLLLVKQAYGKHFWGLPGGVVDPGETPPQAAVREAEEEVGVRVVLRGVIGLYLLQGGGWPDIQAYVFRAQITEGEPRIINPQEISQIAWKSRHALPEWVPNDVSAAFEDIQAHRHGVLRTVQRRIHMGDVAL comes from the coding sequence ATGACACCCCGCCAATGCGCGGCCGTGGTTATCGAAGACGCTGATGGACACCTCCTGTTGGTCAAACAGGCTTATGGCAAGCACTTCTGGGGCCTGCCGGGTGGCGTTGTTGATCCGGGCGAGACGCCCCCTCAAGCTGCGGTCAGAGAGGCTGAGGAAGAAGTCGGCGTTCGCGTCGTTCTTCGCGGCGTGATTGGCCTGTATCTGCTTCAAGGTGGAGGCTGGCCAGACATTCAGGCCTACGTGTTTCGTGCACAGATTACTGAGGGAGAGCCGAGGATCATAAATCCACAGGAAATTTCCCAGATCGCCTGGAAATCTCGTCATGCCCTCCCTGAGTGGGTGCCCAATGATGTCTCTGCAGCTTTCGAGGACATTCAAGCGCACAGGCACGGCGTGCTCCGCACCGTTCAGCGCAGAATCCACATGGGAGACGTCGCGCTGTGA
- a CDS encoding helix-turn-helix domain-containing protein — MTSFGTTLRQAREAQGLSTQDLALRTKIRGDYLRALEEGNVSALPERTFARSYLQRYARELGLDAQPLLADFDRMLPPAYASVSRPGPAGAPRRPVRRFPLLPFVGALAVLALAAGGWVILQNRAAPAAQTVEVTPVPSPSETPGPAPATAVKLSVSTVPAGAHVYLDNRDLGPAPVRSYPVQARAQAELRVEAPGRAPLRQAVDISRSRNLRVTLAVSGQGESRLADIAAPTRATPKPSGKATAATPAATSTKSPATPPAAKAGVRVSYSGPSWTRVTDAAGRVVFEGTPQPGTVKDFPAGVTIKTGNAGAVKVSVNGAAAVQLGQSGQVITRTF; from the coding sequence GTGACGAGCTTCGGAACGACCCTCCGGCAGGCCCGCGAAGCGCAGGGCCTCAGCACCCAGGATCTGGCCCTGCGCACCAAGATTCGCGGAGACTACCTGCGGGCGCTGGAAGAAGGGAACGTCAGCGCCCTGCCGGAGCGGACCTTCGCGCGCTCCTACCTGCAGCGCTACGCGCGTGAACTGGGTCTGGACGCTCAGCCGCTCCTGGCCGACTTTGACCGGATGCTTCCACCAGCGTACGCCTCGGTGTCCCGCCCAGGGCCCGCCGGGGCGCCACGCCGTCCCGTTCGGCGCTTTCCGCTGCTGCCGTTCGTGGGCGCCCTGGCCGTGCTGGCGCTCGCCGCGGGCGGCTGGGTCATTCTCCAGAACCGCGCCGCTCCGGCCGCGCAGACCGTGGAGGTCACCCCGGTCCCCTCCCCTTCTGAAACTCCTGGTCCTGCACCCGCCACGGCCGTGAAGTTGTCTGTCAGTACCGTGCCGGCCGGCGCGCACGTGTACCTCGACAACCGCGACCTGGGGCCCGCCCCCGTCCGCTCTTATCCAGTCCAGGCGCGCGCGCAGGCGGAGCTGCGCGTCGAGGCGCCGGGGCGCGCCCCACTGCGGCAGGCTGTGGACATCAGCCGCAGCCGGAACCTGCGCGTGACCCTGGCCGTCAGCGGCCAGGGCGAAAGTCGCCTGGCCGATATTGCCGCGCCCACCAGGGCCACTCCGAAACCATCAGGCAAGGCCACAGCCGCCACACCGGCCGCCACCTCCACCAAGTCACCCGCGACTCCTCCAGCGGCAAAAGCAGGCGTCCGCGTGTCGTACAGCGGCCCTTCCTGGACACGGGTGACCGACGCGGCCGGCCGGGTCGTGTTCGAAGGCACCCCGCAACCCGGGACCGTGAAGGACTTCCCGGCGGGCGTGACCATCAAAACCGGGAACGCCGGGGCCGTCAAGGTAAGCGTGAATGGCGCGGCGGCCGTGCAACTCGGGCAGTCCGGGCAGGTCATTACCCGCACCTTCTGA
- a CDS encoding AI-2E family transporter, protein MTRPIAPPPGPPLNAFQYAWRQPWVRLFVFLLGFYLLYRVIGQVRTVLVDFAVAFLIAYLTNPLLNWLERGRVRRGLGVFFVVLIFLGLFSLAGVLLATISTQLITLLQKLPDQIGTLGDTLDRVSTWLAARGVPGLDNSRERLITAAQDYVQNLGKNIVPILQNALTSTGTLLNSLLSIGGVVGQVLLILLLSVYLMLDYSRLNAALLGIFPRPWQPRVLEFSALTGTAVGGYVRGQLLIALFIGVFVWLGLTVVGIPSAAAIGFLAGAFNIVPYLGPIIGATPAILLALTLPGALLKIVLVIVVFVAANQIEGNFLSPYILSKTTDLHPVTVLTAILVGVALLGFTGALLAVPLVALGKLALQRYYYPSRVYTEGP, encoded by the coding sequence GTGACCCGTCCAATCGCTCCGCCCCCCGGCCCGCCTCTGAACGCCTTTCAGTACGCGTGGCGCCAGCCCTGGGTTCGCCTGTTCGTGTTTCTGCTGGGGTTCTACCTGTTGTACCGCGTGATCGGCCAGGTAAGGACCGTGCTGGTGGATTTCGCGGTGGCGTTCCTGATCGCCTACCTCACGAACCCGCTGCTCAACTGGCTGGAACGCGGCCGGGTCCGCCGGGGTCTGGGCGTCTTCTTCGTGGTGCTGATCTTCCTGGGACTGTTCAGCCTGGCCGGCGTGCTGCTCGCCACGATCTCCACCCAGCTGATCACGCTGCTTCAGAAACTCCCGGATCAGATTGGAACGCTGGGCGACACCCTGGACCGCGTTTCCACCTGGCTCGCGGCCCGGGGCGTGCCGGGCCTGGACAACTCCCGTGAGCGTCTGATCACGGCGGCTCAGGACTACGTGCAGAACCTCGGGAAGAATATCGTTCCGATCCTCCAGAACGCCCTGACCTCCACCGGCACACTGCTGAACAGCCTGCTGTCCATTGGGGGTGTGGTGGGGCAGGTGCTGCTGATCCTGCTGCTGAGCGTCTACCTGATGCTGGACTACAGCCGCCTGAACGCCGCGCTGCTGGGCATTTTTCCCCGACCGTGGCAGCCGCGGGTGCTGGAGTTCAGTGCGCTGACCGGTACGGCCGTGGGCGGGTACGTACGCGGCCAGCTGCTGATCGCGCTGTTCATTGGGGTGTTCGTGTGGCTTGGCCTGACGGTCGTGGGCATTCCGAGTGCCGCCGCAATCGGGTTCCTGGCTGGAGCCTTCAACATCGTGCCGTACCTGGGGCCGATCATCGGGGCCACCCCGGCGATCCTGCTGGCCCTGACGCTGCCGGGCGCCCTGCTGAAGATCGTGTTGGTGATCGTGGTGTTCGTCGCTGCCAACCAGATTGAAGGGAACTTCCTGAGTCCGTACATTCTCAGCAAGACCACCGACCTGCATCCAGTCACGGTCCTCACGGCCATTCTGGTAGGCGTGGCGCTGCTGGGATTTACAGGCGCGCTGCTGGCCGTGCCGCTGGTCGCCCTCGGCAAGCTGGCGCTCCAACGGTATTACTATCCGAGCCGCGTGTACACCGAAGGGCCATAG
- a CDS encoding GGDEF domain-containing protein has protein sequence MNTTPLPVLLRRSRVMVVCTASLAYVVYVLLTTLVDPPQPVLAAYLTPKNGAALVALLTAACTVKWPDRLTWVYLVTSLGYLLTAVFEIPRAVAWGDMPMHLTLWLTMNVLVSYLVFGSRAGTVLNLTSVALMMVTVILNGPVAPSNLADWLTASVVMGATGLIAFVTVSFIEQNLSTHLQDSERLQAARMDAVTEVLGRSATEEELTRAIQQAVRNRQPMSIIVTDIDYFKRVNDVHGHGAGDDVLRAFGKRLRRSVSGAGGQVGRWGGEEFLVILPGVARPDAMAVAERLRGEVAADPIAGLTITASFGVGSLRGAEDTAEDLFSRADSAMYNAKRSGRNAVR, from the coding sequence TTGAATACCACCCCCCTGCCTGTCCTCCTGCGCCGCAGCCGCGTCATGGTGGTGTGTACGGCCAGCCTCGCCTACGTGGTGTACGTGCTGCTCACCACCCTGGTGGACCCGCCGCAGCCGGTTCTCGCGGCGTACCTGACCCCCAAGAACGGCGCGGCCCTCGTGGCGCTCCTGACGGCGGCGTGCACCGTGAAGTGGCCGGATCGCCTGACCTGGGTGTACCTGGTGACCAGCCTGGGGTACCTGCTGACGGCGGTGTTTGAGATTCCGCGCGCCGTCGCGTGGGGTGACATGCCCATGCACCTCACCCTGTGGCTGACCATGAACGTTCTGGTGTCGTACCTGGTGTTCGGGTCACGGGCAGGCACGGTCCTGAATCTCACGAGTGTGGCCCTGATGATGGTGACCGTCATCCTGAACGGCCCGGTGGCGCCGAGCAACCTGGCCGACTGGCTTACCGCGAGCGTCGTGATGGGCGCCACCGGACTGATTGCCTTCGTGACCGTGTCGTTCATTGAGCAGAACCTCAGCACGCACCTGCAGGACAGTGAGCGTCTGCAGGCCGCCCGCATGGACGCCGTGACGGAGGTGCTGGGCCGCAGCGCCACCGAGGAGGAACTCACGCGGGCAATTCAGCAGGCCGTGCGCAACCGCCAGCCCATGAGCATCATCGTGACGGACATCGATTACTTCAAACGCGTGAATGACGTGCACGGGCACGGGGCCGGCGACGACGTGCTGCGCGCCTTCGGCAAGCGCCTGCGCCGGAGCGTGAGTGGCGCAGGCGGGCAGGTGGGCCGCTGGGGCGGCGAGGAGTTTCTGGTGATCCTGCCCGGCGTGGCCCGCCCGGACGCCATGGCCGTCGCGGAACGCCTGCGCGGCGAGGTGGCCGCCGACCCGATTGCCGGTCTGACCATCACCGCGAGTTTCGGTGTGGGGTCCCTGCGCGGCGCGGAAGACACCGCCGAGGACCTGTTCTCCCGCGCGGACAGCGCCATGTACAACGCCAAACGCTCCGGACGCAACGCCGTCCGCTGA
- a CDS encoding transposase: MGKQRKTWSTDVKEAIVLSVLRGELGVAEAARQHGANESLIHTWKTQFLEAGRARLSGDRPDQGVTILERENDRLKRIVAEKELELDIARKVRRL, encoded by the coding sequence ATGGGGAAACAGCGAAAAACCTGGAGCACCGACGTCAAAGAAGCCATCGTCCTCAGCGTGCTGCGGGGCGAACTCGGAGTCGCGGAGGCAGCCCGTCAGCATGGAGCCAACGAGAGCCTGATCCACACCTGGAAAACACAGTTTCTGGAGGCGGGCCGTGCCCGCCTCTCTGGTGACCGACCAGACCAGGGCGTGACCATCCTGGAACGGGAGAATGACCGTCTCAAACGCATCGTGGCCGAAAAGGAACTGGAGCTCGATATTGCGCGAAAAGTGCGACGGCTCTGA
- the rplQ gene encoding 50S ribosomal protein L17, whose protein sequence is MRHGKAGRKLNRNSSSRTALARAQATALLREGRIQTTLTKAKELRPYVEKLITTAKGGDLHSRRLVARDIHDIAVVRKVMDEVAPKYADRQGGYTRILRVGTRRGDGVTMALIELV, encoded by the coding sequence ATGCGTCACGGTAAAGCCGGTCGCAAGCTCAACCGCAACAGCAGCAGCCGCACCGCCCTGGCCCGTGCCCAGGCGACGGCCCTGCTGCGCGAGGGCCGCATCCAGACGACCCTCACCAAGGCCAAGGAGCTGCGCCCCTACGTTGAGAAACTGATCACCACCGCCAAAGGCGGCGATCTGCACTCCCGCCGCCTCGTCGCCCGCGACATCCACGACATCGCCGTTGTGCGCAAAGTCATGGACGAAGTGGCCCCCAAGTACGCTGACCGCCAGGGCGGCTACACGCGCATCCTGCGCGTCGGCACCCGCCGCGGTGACGGCGTCACCATGGCCCTGATCGAACTCGTCTGA
- the ndk gene encoding nucleoside-diphosphate kinase yields MERTFAMIKPDGVRRGLTPEILARIQRKGYRIVGLKQMVIARETAEAHYGEHKERPFFGELVDFITGGPVVAIALEGENAIAGWRAMMGATNPANAAPGTIRADFATTTGENVTHGSDSSDSAARELTLFFAEGELLA; encoded by the coding sequence ATGGAACGCACCTTTGCCATGATCAAACCCGACGGGGTCCGCCGCGGCCTCACGCCCGAAATTCTCGCCCGGATCCAGCGCAAGGGCTACCGCATCGTGGGCCTCAAGCAGATGGTGATCGCCCGTGAGACGGCCGAAGCGCACTACGGCGAGCACAAGGAGCGCCCCTTCTTCGGTGAGCTGGTGGACTTCATCACGGGCGGCCCCGTGGTGGCCATCGCCCTGGAAGGCGAGAACGCCATCGCAGGCTGGCGCGCCATGATGGGCGCCACCAACCCCGCCAACGCCGCGCCCGGCACCATCCGCGCCGACTTTGCCACCACCACCGGTGAGAACGTCACGCACGGCAGCGACAGCAGCGACAGCGCCGCGCGCGAACTGACCCTGTTCTTCGCCGAGGGTGAACTGCTCGCCTGA
- a CDS encoding DNA-directed RNA polymerase subunit alpha, with product MDQKRPQLKARVDGDYGEFVLEPLTRGYGVTIGNPIRRILMSSIPGTAVTSVYIEDVLHEFSTIPGVKEDVIQIILNLKELVVKFHASGPKTLTLRAQGEGVVKASAFEVPSDAEIVNPDLVIANLAEDGKLVMEVRVEEGEGYVPADKHATKDRINSIPVDAVFSPVRRVAYHVENTRVGQQTDLDRLILRVWTDGSTSPQDALDKAVEILRDELTVFGNVETLPAAAPEYQQPVYTPAPTAPNVYDLPPSAASLNLNPGDYPAEMDSPRVTLEGLGLTTRVLHSLKEEGIDSVDALCALSDRDLKKVPGIGERSLDEIKQQLAQFGLALRD from the coding sequence GTGGATCAAAAGCGCCCTCAACTCAAGGCCCGCGTGGACGGCGATTACGGCGAATTCGTCCTGGAGCCGCTCACGCGCGGTTACGGCGTCACCATCGGGAACCCCATTCGGCGCATCCTGATGTCCTCCATCCCCGGTACTGCTGTCACCAGCGTGTACATTGAGGACGTCCTGCACGAGTTCTCCACCATCCCCGGCGTCAAGGAAGACGTCATCCAGATCATCCTGAACCTCAAGGAACTCGTCGTGAAATTCCACGCGAGCGGCCCCAAGACCCTGACCCTGCGTGCGCAGGGCGAAGGCGTCGTGAAGGCCAGCGCCTTTGAGGTCCCCAGTGACGCCGAGATCGTCAACCCTGACCTCGTGATCGCCAACCTCGCCGAGGACGGCAAACTGGTCATGGAAGTGCGCGTTGAGGAAGGCGAAGGCTACGTCCCTGCGGACAAGCACGCCACCAAAGACCGCATCAACTCGATCCCGGTGGACGCCGTGTTCTCCCCGGTGCGCCGCGTGGCGTACCACGTGGAAAACACCCGAGTCGGTCAGCAGACCGACCTGGACCGCCTGATCCTGCGCGTCTGGACCGACGGCAGCACCAGCCCCCAGGACGCCCTGGACAAGGCTGTGGAAATCCTGCGCGATGAACTCACGGTGTTCGGCAACGTGGAAACCCTCCCCGCCGCCGCGCCCGAGTATCAGCAGCCCGTCTACACGCCTGCGCCCACCGCGCCGAACGTGTACGACCTGCCGCCCAGCGCTGCCAGCCTGAACCTGAACCCCGGCGACTACCCCGCCGAGATGGATTCCCCCCGCGTGACCCTCGAAGGGCTGGGCCTCACCACCCGCGTGCTGCACTCCCTGAAGGAAGAAGGCATCGACAGCGTGGACGCCCTGTGCGCGCTGTCCGACCGGGACCTCAAAAAGGTCCCCGGCATTGGTGAGCGCAGCCTCGACGAGATCAAACAGCAGCTGGCCCAGTTCGGCCTGGCGCTGCGCGACTGA
- a CDS encoding ABC transporter permease yields MTPDFHSRPSGDAARIALIACAVAALGMLLLPLATLGRGFSADAVLLHLTGNVLNLTANQQVPLPPTGAALPLAWAAFAALIATLIGAWQRARWFWITGLLTFVLATATVVLLGAALNEETSRIAADTTLRAGAKRQLRNFYASGGMNMGLFLPALAGLIAAGAGLTFQRRWWETFNRMRGLLVPASAIGLAVLVGALVVLLVQPAVNQSGTPLSLWGGWLAKSDLVYFVYSTLFAPVTALSPLLDSLKIATPLIFTGLSVAFAFRTGLFNVGAPGQLTMGAIAAMLVGVYAPPSLGWGLLLLSVLAAAAGGALWGAIPGVLKARFGSSEVINTIMLNYVASAIFIFMIGSDTFPFLGRTYTQPFKAEGSNPQSELLQPEAQLRPLLEVLNVGQNGTVALSIGLLVALAAFVITRALVRRNRTLIALAAALVLGALTWRIGIPVSITGSQLNGAFLIALACVVLFGTLMWRTAAGYALRAVGLSPKAAEYGGISVARNTILAMTIAGMFAGLAGTHYVNGGALDEYRLKQNMPVNVGFDGIAVALMGQSTPAGVVAASVLFGTIDTGGVIADQKLDKVNNDIVTVLKALIVLFIAAGGFLSRRVTDPPPAALAAAARPETTAPPSPSEAHLERGTPLPNLTRASEENTREGGQ; encoded by the coding sequence GTGACCCCCGATTTTCACTCTCGCCCTTCTGGCGACGCGGCTCGCATCGCGCTGATCGCCTGCGCTGTCGCCGCCCTGGGCATGCTGCTCCTTCCCCTGGCCACACTGGGCCGGGGATTCAGTGCCGACGCGGTGCTGCTGCACCTGACCGGAAACGTCCTGAACCTCACCGCCAACCAGCAGGTGCCGCTGCCCCCGACCGGCGCGGCGCTCCCTCTGGCCTGGGCGGCCTTTGCGGCGCTGATCGCCACGCTGATCGGCGCCTGGCAGCGTGCCCGCTGGTTCTGGATCACGGGCCTGCTGACCTTCGTTCTCGCCACGGCCACCGTGGTGCTTCTGGGCGCCGCCCTGAATGAGGAAACGAGCCGCATCGCGGCCGACACCACCCTGCGGGCCGGCGCGAAGCGGCAGCTGAGAAACTTCTACGCCAGCGGCGGCATGAACATGGGCCTGTTCCTTCCGGCGCTCGCGGGGCTGATCGCTGCGGGCGCCGGCCTGACCTTCCAGCGCCGCTGGTGGGAGACCTTCAACCGCATGCGGGGCCTGCTCGTCCCGGCCAGCGCCATCGGGCTGGCCGTGCTGGTCGGCGCCCTCGTCGTCCTCCTGGTGCAGCCCGCCGTGAACCAGAGCGGCACGCCGCTGAGCCTGTGGGGCGGCTGGCTCGCCAAGTCGGACCTGGTGTACTTCGTGTACTCCACACTGTTTGCGCCGGTCACGGCCCTGAGTCCGCTCCTGGATTCCCTGAAGATCGCCACGCCGCTGATCTTTACGGGCCTGAGCGTGGCGTTCGCCTTCCGCACGGGGCTGTTCAACGTGGGCGCCCCGGGGCAGCTCACCATGGGGGCCATCGCGGCGATGCTGGTGGGCGTGTACGCTCCGCCCAGCCTCGGCTGGGGCCTGCTGCTCCTGTCGGTGCTGGCCGCCGCGGCCGGCGGAGCGCTCTGGGGCGCCATTCCGGGAGTGCTCAAAGCCCGGTTTGGGTCCAGCGAGGTCATCAACACGATCATGCTGAACTACGTGGCGTCCGCCATTTTCATCTTTATGATCGGCAGCGACACTTTCCCCTTCCTGGGCCGCACCTACACCCAGCCGTTCAAGGCAGAAGGCTCCAACCCGCAGAGCGAACTGCTGCAGCCTGAAGCGCAGCTTCGTCCGCTGCTGGAAGTGCTGAACGTGGGCCAGAACGGCACGGTTGCCCTCAGCATCGGGCTGCTCGTGGCCCTGGCGGCATTTGTGATCACCCGCGCGCTGGTCCGCCGCAACCGCACCCTGATTGCGCTGGCAGCCGCACTTGTGCTGGGCGCCCTCACGTGGCGCATCGGGATTCCGGTGTCCATCACGGGCAGCCAGCTGAACGGCGCGTTCCTGATTGCTCTGGCCTGCGTGGTGCTGTTTGGCACGCTGATGTGGCGCACCGCGGCCGGGTACGCGCTGCGCGCCGTGGGGCTCTCCCCCAAGGCCGCCGAGTACGGCGGGATCAGCGTGGCCCGCAACACCATCCTCGCCATGACCATCGCGGGCATGTTCGCGGGTCTGGCCGGCACGCACTACGTGAACGGCGGCGCCCTCGACGAGTACCGCCTGAAACAGAACATGCCCGTGAACGTCGGCTTCGACGGGATCGCCGTGGCGCTCATGGGGCAGAGCACTCCGGCGGGCGTGGTGGCAGCCAGCGTTCTGTTCGGCACGATCGACACCGGCGGCGTGATTGCCGACCAGAAGCTTGACAAGGTGAACAACGACATCGTGACGGTTCTCAAAGCCCTGATCGTCCTGTTCATCGCGGCCGGCGGCTTCCTCAGCCGGCGCGTAACCGACCCGCCGCCCGCGGCGCTGGCCGCCGCAGCCCGGCCGGAAACCACCGCTCCCCCGTCGCCCTCCGAGGCGCATCTGGAGCGCGGCACGCCCCTGCCGAATCTCACGCGGGCCAGTGAAGAGAACACCCGGGAAGGTGGCCAGTAA